The Deltaproteobacteria bacterium genomic interval GGATGGAACCCATAAGGGCAACCACAGATAGGGTCACAAGAGATAAAAGAAAAAGCTTCGTACGCATGTTTCTCTGTTCAGCTTATTGGGCGTTGGAGTTGGCTGAGTTTACCATGGATGGCTCAGCATCCGAAAACTGCATTTGATAAAGCCGAGAATATTCACCCTGGTTTTGAAGAAGTTGTTCGTGGGTACCCAATTCCACAATATGACCCGCTTTTAAAACAGCTATCTTATGAGCACGGCGAATGGTTGAGAGCCGGTGAGCAATCACAAAAGAAGTGCGGCCTTCCATGAGTTTTTCAAGAGCAGTCTGGACGTGACGTTCACTTTCAACATCGAGTGCGCTGGTTGCTTCATCCAAGATAAGGATCGGTGCATTCTTTAGCAGTGCCCGCGCAATGGAAATACGCTGTTTTTGCCCGCCGCTTAATGTAATGCCGCGTTCACCCACAATGGTCTCATAGCCATTTTCGAGCTCGTTAATAAACTCGTGTGCGCATGCTGCTTGCGCGGCCTGCTCGATGTCTTGCTTTAAAGCATTGGGATTTCCATAGGCGATGTTTTGAGCCAGCGTGGTATTGAAGAGAAACGTTTCTTGGCTCACCACGCTGACTTGGTGTCGCAGAGAACTCAGCGTGACATCTGAGATGTCGGTCCCGTCGATTTTGATGGTACCGGTGGATGCATCCATAAAGCGAATAATCAGGTTTACCAAAGTGGTTTTACCCGCTCCACTTGCGCCAACCAGAGCAATGATTTCTCCTTGATTGGCTTGGAGCGAGACATCGCTGAGAACCGTTTTATCGCCGTAAGAAAAACCAATGTTTTTCAGGGTTATGTTACGCTGAAATGCAGGTAGAATCGTTGCTCCTGATTTTTCGACCACATCATTCTCTCGCTCGGCTATCTCCAGGAGCCGCTCCGTTGCAGCCTCACCGGTGGCCAAAAAGTCGGCGACGCGTCCAAGGCGTTTGAGTGGGTCA includes:
- a CDS encoding ATP-binding cassette domain-containing protein → DPLKRLGRVADFLATGEAATERLLEIAERENDVVEKSGATILPAFQRNITLKNIGFSYGDKTVLSDVSLQANQGEIIALVGASGAGKTTLVNLIIRFMDASTGTIKIDGTDISDVTLSSLRHQVSVVSQETFLFNTTLAQNIAYGNPNALKQDIEQAAQAACAHEFINELENGYETIVGERGITLSGGQKQRISIARALLKNAPILILDEATSALDVESERHVQTALEKLMEGRTSFVIAHRLSTIRRAHKIAVLKAGHIVELGTHEQLLQNQGEYSRLYQMQFSDAEPSMVNSANSNAQ